The following nucleotide sequence is from Aedes aegypti strain LVP_AGWG chromosome 3, AaegL5.0 Primary Assembly, whole genome shotgun sequence.
CTGTTTGCTCTCTTTTTATTCCTATTCAGGTTTCTAATGTTCTTATTTTAGACGCTTATTCTCACCAGTTCTGAcattatcatttcaaacatttcagATTCGTCCTCTTCGGAGTTTCGGTGACGGCCTTCTCCGTTTACACGGTGTTCATTTTCGGAGCCCCTGACCGGGACCCGGAAGGCAACATAATCGAAGATGAGTTTAGTCAGTTGCCGACCGTGCAGCAATACTTCAAACGGCTGTGGAAATCAATGACCTACTACCAAAAGATGATTCAGGAACCGTCGCGTGAAAAGCTTCTGCCCGATCCTCTAAAATATCCGTACATTCAACCACCGTACACCCTGGTCCTGGAAATGAAGGACGTGCTCGTCCATCCGGACTGGACCTACCAAACTGGATGGCGTTTCAAGAAACGTCCCGGAATCGACAAATTTCTCGAATCTTTAGCACGTAATTTCGAGATTGTCATCTACACTGCCGATCAGGGAATGACCGTGTTCCCCATCCTGGATGCCCTCGATCCCCACGGTTACATCATGTACCGCTTGGTCCGGGATGCGACCCACTTTGTCGACGGACATCACGTGAAAAACTTGGACAACCTAAATCGAGATCTGCGCAAGGTCATCGTCATCGATTGGGATCCGAACTCCACCAAATTACACCCGGAGAATACCTTCAATATTCCACGCTGGAGCGGAAACGACGACGATACCACGCTGCTCGATTTGCTCTCGTTCCTGATGACCATTGCCAACAGTGAGGTGGACGATGTGCGCGAAGTTATGACCTACTATAAGCAGTTTGAAAATCCGCTGGCGCAGTTCCGGGAGAATCAACGTCGTCTGGCAGAGCAACTAGCCGAAAAGGAACAGGAGGAAAAGCAACGGGTGACACCGGCAGTGCAAAAGTGGAGACCCAGCTTCTTGGGCAGCTCCCGCTAGGTTAAGGATCCAAAAGAAGGCATGCTGATAGCGCTAGATTGTTTTccgttttctacaatttttaccCGTAAAGTTGTATGCCGTTGTTTCCGTTTGGAACGCTTTTATGAAGC
It contains:
- the LOC5567537 gene encoding mitochondrial import inner membrane translocase subunit TIM50-C; this translates as MLHRNLLQLSRLVKGHNSQVCSQAAATFVRRYSFNQNSQLLWLRQSQPPKESFACGIPASQRFLHLTQTASCSKSVNDTKPNSAQANAAPQLLSKLFPQTAVENDQAEQAQEQKRKEEEEAKKEKESSWKRMKFGFVLFGVSVTAFSVYTVFIFGAPDRDPEGNIIEDEFSQLPTVQQYFKRLWKSMTYYQKMIQEPSREKLLPDPLKYPYIQPPYTLVLEMKDVLVHPDWTYQTGWRFKKRPGIDKFLESLARNFEIVIYTADQGMTVFPILDALDPHGYIMYRLVRDATHFVDGHHVKNLDNLNRDLRKVIVIDWDPNSTKLHPENTFNIPRWSGNDDDTTLLDLLSFLMTIANSEVDDVREVMTYYKQFENPLAQFRENQRRLAEQLAEKEQEEKQRVTPAVQKWRPSFLGSSR